One Thiobacillus sp. genomic region harbors:
- a CDS encoding OmpA family protein, translating to MKLKLVTLALAFAAAPAYAAMGTTEIPTFAGQAAAAEAAKSAVPTTAEGWVARMSDFTRNTSAFKDPKVFLPWASAVTEPGFYVAMMNGMMDPGGWLTMMNSMAHPDAVRNYVQFADPNIYLRWGAASLDPNFYTALLTQLSDPGKLMRWAMVPADPKLWNLLLNTLNPNTYIRWGMAPLDPRAWNLAGTLANPALYTGMAGAVVNPYGYGQGTSSWLTWTPAPPVQGAGSFAMWDPVAMLGNLTGFIPGMQGFTLPQLPQIGLPSFTVPAATPAPAATPAPVATPAPVATPAPVATAPVDKPAAAPAPAAKPAAAPVVVAAPVVAAPAVVAPVPAPQATPAAPAANKVVLAGDALFKLGKSGIKDLSKDGKAKLDEVVAKLKGMGEIDQIKVVGHADPTGKAKANLRLSEARAKSIKSYLIAKGVKPNVIITSGMGDTQPVVQCAADLPKEQLRECHAPNRRVEIEIVAKSK from the coding sequence ATGAAACTGAAGCTTGTCACCCTGGCTCTGGCCTTTGCCGCAGCACCCGCCTACGCCGCCATGGGCACCACCGAGATCCCCACCTTCGCCGGTCAGGCAGCGGCTGCCGAAGCGGCCAAGAGCGCCGTGCCCACCACTGCCGAGGGCTGGGTCGCCCGCATGAGCGACTTCACCCGCAACACCTCCGCCTTCAAGGACCCCAAGGTCTTCCTGCCCTGGGCCAGTGCGGTGACCGAGCCCGGGTTCTACGTGGCCATGATGAACGGCATGATGGATCCGGGCGGCTGGCTCACCATGATGAACAGCATGGCCCATCCCGATGCCGTGCGTAACTACGTACAGTTCGCCGACCCCAACATCTACCTGCGCTGGGGTGCCGCCAGCCTGGACCCCAACTTCTACACCGCCCTGCTGACCCAGTTGTCCGACCCGGGCAAGCTCATGCGCTGGGCCATGGTGCCGGCGGACCCCAAGCTGTGGAACCTGCTGCTCAACACCCTGAACCCCAACACCTACATCCGCTGGGGCATGGCGCCCCTGGACCCCAGGGCCTGGAACCTGGCAGGCACCCTGGCCAACCCTGCCCTCTACACCGGCATGGCCGGCGCCGTGGTTAACCCTTATGGCTACGGTCAGGGAACCAGCAGCTGGCTGACCTGGACCCCGGCACCTCCAGTCCAGGGTGCTGGCAGCTTCGCCATGTGGGACCCGGTGGCCATGCTGGGTAACCTGACCGGGTTCATCCCCGGCATGCAGGGCTTCACCCTGCCCCAGTTGCCCCAGATCGGCCTGCCTTCCTTCACGGTCCCCGCAGCCACTCCGGCACCCGCCGCCACTCCGGCGCCCGTAGCCACCCCAGCGCCCGTAGCCACCCCAGCGCCCGTAGCCACCGCGCCTGTAGACAAGCCCGCAGCGGCCCCTGCGCCCGCCGCCAAGCCTGCTGCCGCTCCAGTGGTGGTGGCGGCCCCGGTCGTGGCTGCTCCGGCCGTGGTTGCCCCGGTGCCGGCGCCCCAGGCCACGCCTGCAGCCCCCGCCGCCAACAAGGTGGTGCTGGCCGGAGATGCCCTGTTCAAGCTGGGCAAGTCAGGCATCAAGGACCTGTCAAAGGACGGCAAGGCCAAGCTGGACGAGGTGGTGGCCAAGCTGAAAGGCATGGGCGAGATTGACCAGATCAAGGTGGTGGGTCACGCTGATCCTACCGGCAAAGCCAAGGCCAACCTGCGCCTGTCCGAGGCCCGGGCCAAGTCCATCAAGTCCTACCTGATCGCCAAGGGCGTGAAACCCAACGTGATCATCACCAGCGGCATGGGTGACACCCAGCCCGTGGTGCAATGCGCGGCCGATCTGCCCAAGGAACAGCTCCGGGAGTGTCACGCCCCCAACCGTCGCGTGGAAATCGAGATCGTCGCCAAGTCCAAGTAA
- a CDS encoding DEAD/DEAH box helicase family protein, with the protein MNNQFFEHPILNSPYDYPARHWELDAQGQPTQQILDRRRRAEFITPIPKPKKRKGQSTQASLLLDGGDGLSTQAQEYEKTASMINAVRQEVDKWRGIQSPNDWRVTPETARLLQHWRHHKFSGIRPFFCQVEAVETAIWLTEVAPQLGKAGERFLEHLSNANNDANPELMRLALKLATGAGKTTVMAMLIAWQTINAVRRPGSKKFTRGFLIVAPGLTIKDRLRVLQPNDPDSYYLSRELVPGDMMGDLERAKIVITNYHAFKLRERIPLSKGGRLLLQGRGGEALDTLESEGQMIQRVMPDLMGLKNILVINDEAHHCYREKPEQAADEAEDLKGDEKKEAEQNNEAARLWISGLEAVNRKLGLTRVIDLSATPFFLRGSGYAEGTLFPWTLSDFSLMDAIECGIVKLPRVPVADNIPGAEVPVFRNLWDHIRKDMPKKGRGKAEGLDPLKLPTRLQTALEALYGHYKKTYDLWEQAGIKVPPCFIVVCNNTATSKLVYDYISGFQRPKGDGSSTLEHGRLELFRNFDEHGNPLGRPKTLLIDSEQLESGEALDDNFRGMAADEIERFRREIIERTGDPRAADNITDQDLLREVMNTVGKAGRLGDSIRCVVSVSMLTEGWDASTVTHVLGVRAFGTQLLCEQVIGRALRRQSYELNEDGLFNVEYADVLGIPFDFTAKPVVAPPQPPRETIQVKAIRPERDELEIRFPRVQGYRVELPEERLTAEFNEDSILELTPELVGPSTTRTEGIIGEGVDLNLVHTGDMRHSTLLFHLTQRLIYTKWRDPGEEPKLYLFGQLKRIAKQWLDTCLVCKGGTYPAQLMYQSLADMACERITAGITRALIGERPIKAVLDPYNPTGTTAHVSFNTSKKDRWETDTRRCHLNWVILDSGWEGEFCRVAEAHPHVKAYVKNHNLGLEVPYRYGSEMRTYLPDFIVLVDDGHGEEDLLHLIVEIKGYRREDAKEKKATMETYWVPGVNNLKQYGRWAFAEFTEVYQMQHEFEAKVEAEFNKMIEAACA; encoded by the coding sequence GTGAACAACCAATTCTTCGAGCACCCCATCCTCAATTCGCCCTACGACTACCCGGCGCGTCACTGGGAGCTCGATGCGCAGGGCCAGCCTACCCAGCAAATTCTTGATCGACGCCGTCGGGCAGAGTTCATCACCCCCATCCCCAAGCCCAAGAAGCGCAAGGGCCAGTCGACACAAGCCTCACTTCTGCTGGATGGCGGTGACGGCCTCTCCACCCAGGCCCAGGAATACGAAAAAACCGCGTCCATGATCAACGCCGTCCGCCAGGAGGTGGACAAGTGGCGCGGCATCCAGAGCCCCAACGACTGGCGCGTCACACCAGAAACCGCGCGCCTGCTGCAACACTGGCGGCATCACAAGTTCAGCGGCATCCGTCCGTTTTTCTGCCAGGTCGAAGCGGTTGAGACCGCGATCTGGCTGACCGAGGTCGCGCCGCAACTGGGTAAGGCCGGCGAGAGGTTTCTTGAGCACCTGTCCAACGCCAACAACGACGCCAACCCGGAACTGATGCGCCTGGCCCTCAAACTGGCCACCGGCGCCGGCAAGACCACGGTCATGGCCATGCTCATCGCCTGGCAGACCATCAACGCGGTGCGCCGGCCCGGCAGCAAGAAATTCACCCGTGGTTTCCTGATTGTCGCCCCCGGCCTGACCATCAAGGACCGCCTACGTGTGCTTCAGCCCAACGACCCGGACAGCTACTACCTGAGCCGCGAACTGGTGCCGGGCGACATGATGGGCGACCTGGAACGGGCCAAGATCGTCATCACCAACTACCACGCCTTCAAACTGCGCGAGCGCATTCCCCTGTCCAAGGGCGGCCGGCTGTTGCTGCAAGGGCGCGGCGGCGAAGCACTCGACACGCTGGAATCCGAAGGCCAGATGATCCAGCGGGTCATGCCCGACCTGATGGGCCTGAAGAACATCCTGGTCATCAACGACGAGGCCCACCACTGCTACCGGGAAAAGCCGGAACAGGCTGCTGATGAAGCCGAAGACCTGAAAGGCGACGAAAAGAAGGAAGCCGAGCAGAACAACGAAGCCGCCCGTCTGTGGATTTCTGGCCTGGAAGCCGTCAACCGCAAGCTCGGCCTGACGCGGGTCATTGACCTGTCCGCCACCCCCTTCTTCCTGCGCGGCTCCGGCTACGCAGAAGGCACCCTGTTTCCCTGGACCCTAAGCGATTTCTCGCTGATGGACGCCATCGAGTGCGGCATCGTCAAACTGCCGCGCGTGCCGGTGGCCGACAACATTCCCGGCGCCGAAGTACCTGTGTTCCGCAACCTGTGGGATCACATCCGCAAGGACATGCCGAAGAAGGGACGCGGCAAAGCCGAGGGGCTGGACCCGCTCAAGCTGCCGACCCGCCTGCAAACTGCCCTCGAAGCCCTCTACGGCCACTACAAGAAAACCTACGACCTGTGGGAGCAGGCAGGCATCAAAGTGCCGCCCTGTTTCATCGTGGTCTGCAACAACACCGCCACCTCCAAGCTGGTTTACGACTACATCTCCGGCTTCCAGCGTCCCAAAGGCGATGGTTCGAGCACGCTGGAGCATGGGCGATTGGAGCTGTTCCGCAACTTCGACGAACACGGCAACCCGCTCGGCCGCCCCAAGACCCTGCTCATCGACAGCGAGCAACTCGAATCCGGCGAAGCCCTGGACGACAACTTCCGGGGCATGGCCGCCGATGAAATCGAGCGCTTCCGCCGCGAGATCATCGAGCGCACCGGCGACCCCCGCGCCGCCGACAACATCACCGACCAGGACTTGCTGCGTGAGGTTATGAACACCGTCGGCAAGGCGGGCCGCCTGGGCGACTCCATCCGCTGCGTGGTGTCGGTGTCCATGCTTACCGAGGGCTGGGACGCCAGCACCGTGACCCACGTCCTCGGCGTGCGCGCCTTTGGCACCCAGTTGCTGTGCGAACAGGTCATCGGCCGCGCCTTGCGCCGCCAGTCCTACGAGCTCAACGAGGACGGCCTGTTCAACGTCGAATACGCCGATGTCCTCGGCATCCCCTTCGACTTCACCGCCAAACCCGTGGTGGCCCCGCCGCAGCCGCCGCGCGAAACCATCCAGGTCAAGGCCATCCGCCCCGAGCGGGACGAACTGGAAATTCGCTTCCCCCGCGTCCAGGGTTACCGGGTGGAACTGCCGGAAGAGCGCCTGACCGCCGAGTTCAACGAAGACTCCATCCTTGAACTGACGCCAGAACTGGTCGGCCCTTCAACAACACGCACTGAAGGCATCATTGGTGAAGGTGTGGACCTCAACCTGGTCCACACCGGCGACATGCGCCACTCCACCCTGCTGTTCCACCTCACCCAGCGCCTGATCTACACCAAGTGGCGCGACCCCGGCGAAGAACCCAAGCTCTACCTGTTCGGCCAGTTGAAGCGCATCGCCAAGCAATGGCTCGATACCTGCCTGGTCTGCAAAGGCGGCACCTACCCCGCCCAGCTCATGTACCAATCCCTGGCCGACATGGCCTGCGAACGCATCACCGCCGGCATCACCCGCGCCCTCATCGGCGAACGCCCCATCAAGGCGGTGCTCGACCCCTACAACCCCACCGGCACCACTGCCCATGTCAGCTTCAACACCTCCAAGAAGGACCGCTGGGAAACCGACACCCGCCGCTGCCACCTCAACTGGGTGATCCTGGATAGCGGCTGGGAGGGCGAATTCTGCCGCGTGGCAGAAGCCCACCCGCACGTGAAGGCCTATGTGAAGAACCACAACCTCGGCCTGGAAGTGCCTTACCGCTACGGTTCCGAAATGCGCACCTACCTGCCCGACTTCATCGTTCTGGTAGACGACGGCCACGGCGAAGAGGACCTGCTCCACCTCATCGTCGAAATCAAGGGCTACCGCCGCGAAGACGCCAAGGAGAAGAAGGCCACGATGGAAACCTACTGGGTGCCCGGCGTGAACAACCTCAAGCAATACGGCCGCTGGGCCTTCGCCGAATTCACCGAGGTGTACCAGATGCAGCACGAGTTCGAAGCCAAGGTCGAAGCCGAGTTCAACAAGATGATCGAGGCCGCCTGCGCATGA
- a CDS encoding Fic family protein — protein MKFETFQAGRLQQRYHYQSFEPTLVNHDWTWEDPRIHLLLESANRALGELNAFSLIVPDIDLFIQMHVVKEAQTSSRIEGTQTGIDEALLSEEHIPPEKRDDWREVRNYIDAVNTAIAQLSTLPLSNRLLRDTHATLMRGVRGEHKQPGDFRSSQNWIGGSSLQDAAFIPPHHEGVADYMSDLEQFWHNDRITVPHLIRIAISHYQFETIHPFLDGNGRIGRLLVPLYLVSHGLLAKPSLYLSDFFERHRASYYDALMRVRVSNDLIHWVRFFLQGVAETASKGRDVFRQILTLRTDVEQRILSLGKRIPNARAALDVLYRQPLIAANDLEHALGVSKPTAHALVRDFERLGVLTETTGQMRDRLYAFDPYLKLFVG, from the coding sequence ATGAAGTTCGAGACCTTCCAGGCCGGGCGCCTGCAGCAGCGTTACCACTATCAGAGCTTCGAGCCTACCCTGGTCAATCATGACTGGACCTGGGAAGACCCGCGTATCCATCTACTGCTCGAATCCGCCAACCGCGCCCTGGGCGAGCTCAACGCCTTCTCGCTGATCGTTCCCGACATCGACCTGTTCATCCAGATGCACGTGGTCAAGGAAGCGCAGACCTCCAGCCGCATCGAAGGCACGCAGACCGGCATCGACGAAGCCCTGTTGTCGGAAGAGCACATCCCGCCGGAAAAACGCGACGACTGGCGCGAAGTCCGCAACTACATCGACGCGGTCAACACCGCCATCGCCCAACTCTCCACCCTGCCGCTATCCAACCGACTCCTGCGCGATACCCACGCCACGCTGATGCGCGGCGTCCGGGGCGAACACAAACAACCGGGCGACTTCCGCAGCAGCCAGAACTGGATCGGCGGCTCCAGCCTGCAAGACGCCGCGTTCATCCCACCCCACCACGAAGGCGTGGCCGACTACATGAGCGACCTGGAACAGTTCTGGCACAACGACCGGATCACCGTGCCGCACCTGATCCGAATCGCCATCAGCCACTACCAGTTCGAGACCATCCACCCCTTTCTGGATGGCAATGGCCGCATCGGGCGGCTGCTCGTGCCGCTCTATCTGGTCAGCCACGGGCTATTGGCCAAGCCCTCGCTCTACCTGTCGGATTTCTTCGAACGACACCGCGCCAGCTATTACGACGCCCTCATGCGCGTGCGCGTGTCCAACGACCTGATCCACTGGGTGCGCTTCTTCCTGCAAGGCGTCGCGGAAACCGCCAGCAAAGGCCGCGATGTCTTCCGCCAGATCCTCACCCTGCGCACCGATGTCGAACAGCGCATCCTCAGCCTCGGCAAGCGCATACCCAATGCCCGCGCCGCCCTCGACGTGCTCTATCGGCAACCCCTGATCGCCGCCAACGACCTGGAGCACGCCCTGGGCGTATCCAAACCCACCGCCCACGCCCTGGTGCGCGACTTCGAACGCCTGGGCGTACTGACCGAAACCACGGGACAGATGCGGGACCGGCTCTATGCCTTTGATCCTTACCTTAAATTGTTTGTTGGTTAA
- a CDS encoding site-specific DNA-methyltransferase, translated as MAKPPKTPLSVEALKHDDATRKNIPTAEYQSVMQKNEQSPVRIAYERRNRDLDPQLVWRGKDQQDWSDLVVHAPPLYIQEKVHPKVLIDDLKRFLPSPPGRGAGGEGARPDKAPEQIDLFADFNGLPGDSAKTEFYQHDAHWANRMILGDSLQVMASLAEREGLRGQVQCIYFDPPYGIKFNSNFQWSTTSRDVKDGNTDHITREPEQVKAFRDTWRDGIHSYLTYLRDRLTVARDLLTDSGSIFVQIGDENVHRVRAVMDEVFGDENFVDQIIFQTSSGRVSEGLDGVYDVIVWYAKDRSLAKFRRLKKERTAEQLDTAYTYLQMEDGTFRPMTRGEREDAESLPKGVRRFRPGQTQSQTGGKSSSFVIEFEGKSFFPPKSGGWRTTLVGFERASKAARLMARGASVAYRLCDADNPSIQMTNIWTDTVFTAFGSDKAYIVQTNPKVIERCLLMSTDPGDLVLDPTCGSGTTAYVAEQWGRRWITLDTSRVALALARARIMGARYPYYLLADSRDGQIKEAEVTRTVPSSQPTRGNLRHGFVYERVPHITLKSIANNTEIDVIWDKWQAKLEPLREQLNQALGRGSVGAGLPAIDTVASRASPLLPAWQEWEIPRDADTKWSDAAKKLHADWWQARIARQKEIDASIAAKAEFEYLYDKPYEDKKKVRVAGPFTVESLSPHRVLAVDENDELIDKVAEPETGYGEERGFVQMILENLKTAGVQQAHKEDKISFTALTPWPGNLVCAEGRYLEPSPSGRGQGEGGVEGGVERRAAIFIGPEFGTVSRPDLVEAAREAGDADFDVLIACAFNYDAHSSEFDKLGRIPVLKARMNADLHMAEDLKNTGKGNLFVIFGEPDIDILEVEGTQNRGQVRVKVNGVDVFHPNTGEVRSDGAEGIACWFIDTDYNMESFFVRHAYFLGANDPYKALKNTLKAEINEEAWATLNSDTSRPFDKPKSGRIAVKVINHLGDEVMKVFRV; from the coding sequence ATGGCTAAACCGCCCAAGACCCCGCTCAGCGTCGAAGCCCTCAAGCACGACGACGCCACCCGCAAGAACATCCCCACCGCCGAATACCAGTCGGTGATGCAGAAGAACGAGCAATCGCCCGTCCGCATCGCCTACGAGCGCCGCAACCGCGACCTGGACCCGCAACTGGTCTGGCGCGGCAAGGACCAGCAGGACTGGTCCGACCTCGTCGTCCACGCCCCGCCGCTCTACATCCAGGAAAAGGTTCACCCCAAGGTGTTGATCGACGACCTCAAGCGTTTCCTCCCCTCTCCCCCCGGGAGAGGGGCCGGGGGTGAGGGAGCCCGGCCAGACAAGGCCCCCGAACAGATCGACCTCTTCGCCGACTTCAACGGCCTGCCCGGCGACAGCGCCAAGACCGAGTTCTATCAGCACGACGCCCACTGGGCCAACCGCATGATCCTGGGGGACAGCCTGCAAGTGATGGCCTCCCTCGCCGAGCGCGAAGGCCTGCGCGGCCAGGTGCAGTGCATCTACTTCGATCCGCCCTACGGCATCAAATTCAACAGCAACTTCCAGTGGTCCACCACCAGCCGCGACGTCAAGGACGGCAACACCGACCACATCACCCGCGAGCCGGAACAGGTCAAGGCCTTCCGCGACACCTGGCGCGACGGCATTCACTCCTACCTCACCTATCTGCGCGACCGGCTGACCGTGGCGCGGGATTTATTGACGGATTCCGGGTCGATCTTCGTGCAGATCGGGGATGAGAATGTGCACCGGGTTCGGGCGGTGATGGATGAGGTGTTTGGGGATGAGAACTTTGTTGACCAGATAATTTTTCAAACTTCAAGTGGCCGGGTATCTGAAGGACTTGATGGCGTTTATGACGTAATTGTTTGGTACGCAAAGGACCGCTCTCTAGCTAAATTCAGACGGCTAAAGAAGGAAAGGACTGCTGAACAACTCGATACCGCCTACACGTATCTACAGATGGAAGATGGGACCTTTCGTCCTATGACGAGGGGCGAACGTGAAGATGCTGAGTCATTGCCTAAAGGGGTAAGGCGATTTCGGCCCGGTCAGACCCAAAGCCAGACAGGAGGCAAGTCGTCGTCCTTCGTTATCGAGTTTGAGGGCAAGAGTTTCTTCCCGCCAAAGTCAGGTGGTTGGCGAACGACTCTGGTCGGTTTCGAACGAGCTTCTAAGGCCGCTCGTCTGATGGCGCGAGGAGCCTCAGTAGCGTACCGACTATGTGATGCCGACAATCCCTCAATCCAGATGACCAATATTTGGACAGATACCGTATTTACTGCCTTCGGATCGGATAAGGCATACATCGTCCAGACTAATCCAAAGGTTATCGAGCGCTGCCTTCTGATGTCCACCGACCCCGGTGACCTCGTGCTCGATCCCACCTGCGGCTCTGGCACCACCGCCTATGTCGCCGAACAATGGGGCCGCCGCTGGATCACCCTCGACACCTCCCGCGTCGCCCTGGCCCTGGCTCGCGCCCGCATTATGGGCGCCCGCTATCCCTACTACCTGCTCGCCGACAGCCGCGACGGCCAGATCAAGGAAGCCGAAGTCACCCGCACCGTCCCCTCCAGCCAACCCACCCGCGGCAACCTCCGCCACGGCTTCGTCTATGAGCGCGTGCCGCACATCACCCTGAAATCCATCGCCAACAACACCGAGATCGACGTCATCTGGGACAAGTGGCAGGCGAAGCTGGAACCGCTGCGCGAACAACTCAACCAGGCGCTGGGACGGGGTTCTGTAGGAGCGGGCTTGCCCGCGATTGACACCGTTGCATCGCGGGCAAGCCCGCTCCTACCCGCTTGGCAGGAATGGGAAATCCCCCGCGACGCTGACACCAAATGGTCGGATGCTGCCAAGAAACTCCACGCCGACTGGTGGCAAGCCCGCATCGCCCGCCAAAAGGAAATCGACGCCTCCATCGCCGCCAAGGCCGAGTTCGAATACCTCTACGACAAGCCCTACGAAGACAAAAAGAAGGTCCGTGTCGCCGGCCCCTTCACCGTGGAAAGCCTGTCGCCCCACCGCGTCCTGGCCGTCGATGAAAACGATGAACTGATCGACAAGGTGGCCGAACCGGAAACCGGCTACGGCGAGGAACGCGGCTTCGTCCAGATGATCCTGGAAAATCTCAAGACCGCCGGCGTCCAGCAGGCCCACAAGGAAGACAAGATCAGCTTCACCGCGCTGACCCCCTGGCCCGGCAACCTGGTCTGCGCCGAAGGCCGGTATCTGGAACCCTCTCCCTCTGGGAGAGGGCAGGGTGAGGGCGGGGTTGAGGGTGGAGTTGAACGCCGTGCCGCCATCTTCATCGGCCCCGAATTCGGCACCGTCTCCCGCCCCGACCTGGTGGAAGCCGCCCGCGAGGCCGGCGACGCCGATTTCGACGTGCTCATCGCCTGCGCCTTCAACTACGACGCCCATTCCTCCGAGTTCGACAAACTCGGCCGCATCCCGGTGCTCAAGGCCCGCATGAACGCCGACCTGCACATGGCCGAAGACCTCAAAAACACCGGTAAGGGCAACCTGTTCGTCATCTTCGGCGAGCCCGACATCGACATCCTGGAAGTCGAGGGGACGCAAAATCGCGGCCAGGTACGGGTGAAAGTAAACGGCGTCGATGTCTTCCACCCCAACACCGGCGAAGTCCGCAGCGACGGCGCCGAAGGCATCGCCTGCTGGTTCATCGACACCGACTACAACATGGAATCCTTCTTCGTCCGCCACGCCTACTTCCTCGGCGCCAACGACCCCTACAAAGCGCTGAAGAACACGCTGAAAGCCGAAATCAACGAAGAAGCCTGGGCCACCCTGAACAGCGACACCTCCCGGCCGTTCGACAAACCCAAGTCCGGGCGCATCGCGGTGAAAGTAATCAATCACCTGGGGGATGAGGTGATGAAGGTTTTTAGGGTCTAA
- a CDS encoding DUF488 domain-containing protein — translation MNREVFTIGHSTHSSERFIDLLIKNSIQVIADVRSSPFSRFNPQFNREELQSSLKQAGIRYVYLGKELGARSEDPSCYKGDKVQYDRLAKTKLFQAGIDRVIEGAGKFRVALMCAEKDPLDCHRTILVARELVNRGCSVTHILENGTCEAHEESIKRLVSALGMSLDDMFRSEREIYDDAYACQARRIAYDQSERRTTENTHETQHDDLKATE, via the coding sequence ATGAATCGAGAGGTTTTCACCATAGGGCACTCCACTCATTCAAGTGAGCGTTTCATCGACTTACTCATAAAGAACTCAATTCAGGTTATTGCTGATGTTCGATCATCGCCGTTTAGCCGATTTAATCCGCAATTCAATCGCGAGGAACTTCAGTCTAGCCTCAAACAGGCGGGAATTCGCTATGTCTATCTTGGTAAAGAGCTGGGTGCCAGGAGCGAGGATCCTTCGTGTTATAAGGGAGATAAAGTGCAATATGACCGCCTGGCAAAGACAAAGCTATTCCAGGCGGGAATAGATCGGGTCATAGAAGGGGCCGGTAAATTTCGAGTGGCACTGATGTGTGCCGAGAAAGACCCACTCGATTGCCATCGAACTATCTTGGTGGCTAGAGAATTGGTAAATCGAGGTTGCTCGGTGACACATATCTTGGAAAACGGCACCTGCGAGGCACATGAAGAATCCATCAAGCGCCTGGTCAGTGCACTAGGAATGTCGCTGGATGACATGTTTCGATCGGAGCGGGAAATTTACGACGATGCCTATGCTTGCCAAGCGAGAAGAATTGCTTATGACCAGAGTGAACGGCGAACGACTGAAAACACCCACGAAACTCAACATGATGATCTAAAGGCCACCGAATGA
- a CDS encoding DUF488 domain-containing protein gives MKLFTIGFTKTSAEGFFERLKHSGAKSIIDVRLNNVSQLAGFAKRDDLKYFARTVCGIDYRHIPSLAPTKDILDQYKKAKGDWSVYESKFLELMRSRQIENLDRKLLDGGCLLCSEDKPHHCHRRLVAEYLKQHWGDVEIVHL, from the coding sequence ATGAAGCTATTTACCATCGGTTTTACGAAGACAAGTGCTGAAGGTTTTTTTGAGAGGTTAAAACATTCGGGCGCCAAGTCAATCATTGACGTCCGATTGAATAACGTTTCTCAGCTTGCCGGCTTTGCTAAGCGAGACGATTTGAAATACTTCGCGCGCACGGTTTGCGGTATTGACTACCGACATATCCCAAGCCTCGCCCCTACCAAAGACATCCTTGACCAATACAAGAAGGCCAAAGGTGACTGGTCTGTATACGAAAGTAAATTCTTGGAATTGATGAGGTCTCGGCAGATCGAAAATCTTGACAGGAAATTGCTCGATGGTGGTTGTTTATTGTGTAGCGAGGATAAGCCCCATCATTGTCACAGACGATTGGTGGCTGAATATCTGAAGCAGCATTGGGGTGACGTTGAGATAGTGCACCTCTGA